From the genome of Setaria viridis chromosome 1, Setaria_viridis_v4.0, whole genome shotgun sequence:
AAGCATTTGTTGTTTGCAATTGAACCAAATGCAGAAGTCTTAGCCATTATTCTGCGGCTTTGAACATTTATATTTGTTTCACTCTTAGATTGTACATGTAACTAAGACACTGATTTATCGTCTTTCTAGTCATTTTCTCGATTCTTCTGATTCATGTCTCTTTATTTTAGCTACAACTGCAGGCCCTCATGGAAACCCTAAACTCGACGGAACCTCACTATGTACGCTGTGTGAAGCCTAACTCTGCCAATCGACCTCAGCTTTTTGAAAATCAAAGCGTTTTGCATCAACTGCGTTGTGGAGTAAGGACTTTCACTGAAGCATAGAATATTAAAGCAATATTATAATTTTTCTCATTGTTCCATTAGTCTGCAAATCTGCCTACATAACAGTTTGGTGTGGATCGCCATTTTCGCTTTTTGCACTAATCATTGAACATTAAAATTTACTCATTTTGCTTCGTGCAATAGATCAATAAGCTTATGTGAAATAATATGTGGTTCTACTCTGCCTTATAGTCAAATAATATTTGCTGTGATGTTTGTTGTCCTACTGGCCTTAAATCGTACCAACATTTAACTTGAGTGGGCAGTTTTGGGAAGTAACTGGACCATATCTATGAGGTTGCTTGAGATATATTTATCATATCTCCACCATTTATTCTCTAATACCTATACAATTCTCTCAAGCTATACATATACTCCAGCACTACCAGTTTGGCATGATTTTGTCATGAAGACATAGTTTGACCACTGATTTCTGTTCTTCAGATTtggaaaataatataaaaatgtATAGTATAGATATTCATGGAAATAATGTTGGAAAAAAGCATGCTTCCTAGGATTATACATAATTTATGGCTGGAGGAAATTAGTAATTAACTGATACTTCATTGTTTTTGGTCCATATTTTGTTCATTCATGTTTTTCCAATTGACATTCTCATTAAAATTGTCACTTGGTTGCATTACAGGGTGTCTTAGAAGCTGTCCGTATTAGTCTTGCTGGCTATCCTACCAGAAGGACTTATGCCGAATTTGTTGATCGGTTTGCTGTCCTAGTTCCAGAATTGATGATTGGAAGGTATCTCTTATATCCTAAATGAAACTAGTCACAGAAAGAGATGGAAATGTTGAAGTTACTGTTTCTTTGCGGCCTGAAACACTGCATGATGGCTTGATCTTTTTGATACGCGACAACAAACCCCACTTGAATAATCTGATTACTCGTTAGCAAAGTAGTTTGTCATTGTAGTAATTGAGCAGCACTATCGTAGTAATTTCATTGTAGTACGATAATAAAGTTGGGAGTTTATAAAATCTGTTTGTAAAAAGATAAACCGTTGCTCTTTTGTTAATTGCGTCAccttgtttgatttttttttgtttaacttGTGCAGTTACGATGAAAGAACGCTGACAAAGGGAATTCTCGAAAAGATGAAGCTTGATAATTTTCAAGTAATCTGCTCAGCTGAGATTCTATTGTTTCAATGTACAAGTTTTGTGATGATTAGATGATCTAAATGAATCAAACCTGTTTACACGGCTGAATCTTGTGTATATCGCCCAAGCAATTATATAAAGTTTAGATCTTTTACTTGAAAAATAAAACACCACTGCTCTTTTACATGAACATGGACCTTCGGAACCTGTTTGCCAGGAAGTCTAGGATCTCTTCGTCCTAGTGGTTTCTGTTGGTCGTCTTACTATTTGCACTGTTGCATGTGTTCTAGTAGACTattagtttgtttgttgttttggTATTTAATTTTATACTGTTCTTAATGAATTCATGAGCAgcttgagttttttttttaaactgaAGTCATTAATTTGATAATAAGCTTGAGTTGATCGGGAAAGAtattaaaatcatatattgacATTTTGTTTTACATGTAAGCTTGGTAGAACAAAGGTATTCCTTAGGGCTGGTCAAATTGCCATATTAGATATGCGTCGTGCTGAGGTTTTGGACAACGCTGCGCGGCACATTCAAGGCCGCTTCAGAACGTTTATCACACGCAAAGAATTTGTGAAAACAAGGGAGGCTTCAATTTCTGTACAAGCATATTGCAGAGGTAAACATGCTGGCCTATCATATTGCTTTATTGTTTTCTTCTGAAAGCGACATGCATGGGTCGAGAGAGTTATTGCTTTGTCCTTCAAATGAACTGTAATGAAATACATTATTTCTATGTCCCAATATAACCGGAAATAATATTAATGACCAAAGTACCAAAAAGTTTGACAGCATGCTTCAAACAGTACCATTCTTTTGCTACTAGAGGTAATAGTTATTTAATGGGGTTGGATTCTTGTCAGTTGATGAAACAATAAATACAGTTATTGCTCTATTGTCCAAATACATTACTTTCATGTTTCAATGACGGGAAAATATTAATGGCCTAGTATCAGAAAGTTTGACTGCATGCTTCAAACAGAACCATTCTTTTACCATCAAGGGTAGTGATTGTTAAATGTGGTTGGATGGTTGTTAGATTGTTGTAGAAGATTGAATGCATTCTTGAGAAGTTTGGTTGCATAAATTACTCCCATAACTCTTGCTACCAAGATAAGAATTTCTTTCTCTCATTGTGgacaattaatttcattttggTACTCACATGCATGCGATTCGCATGACTGGCGAGTTCAAAACTTATCCTCTGGTTCGATAAGCATCCTTCATGAGTCACAATGAACTTTATAACTACCCGAAAACTACCCATCTTCTCATTGGCATAGCTTATTTGGttaatagttaattgttttTGTTACAGAAAAtatattaattaaattaaattcaaCTGGAGGTTCGTAGTTTATTTGTTGGGGAGGAGTCAATCCTTCTCATTTCAGGATTGATCATTTTGAGTTCTCTGTTGAGAATGGACGCTCTTTCTGATACTAAATTGCTAATGCATTCTGTTCTCTAATTAGGCTGTTTGGCAAGGAAGATGTATGCGATCAGACGAGAAACAGCGGCAGCTGTAATTGTTCAGAAGTATGTCCGAAGATGGCTGCTACGTCGAGCTCACCTGCAATCATGTTTGGCAGCTCTGCTTATTCAGTCTTATGTTCGAGGGTTTATCGCTCGCCGCTATTTCTCAGCCATTAGGGAGCATAAGGCTGCTACAGTGATACAGGTGCACCCCCATTCCCCTCTTTCACTCCTGAAATTGtgtgtgcattttttttaagtAAGCCATAAACTGTTATATAGTACTCAACATATGGTATGTCATGGTTGGATTTATTTACCTTATTGGCGCACTGCAGTCTACATGGAGAAGGCGGAAGGTTGTAATGCTTTTCCAGCATTACAGGCAAGCCACTGTGGCAATTCAGTGTGCTTGGAGACAGAAGCTTGCAAGAAGGGAGCTAAGGAGACTTAAAATGGTAATTTCTTTGGTTTCTATCCTATATTTTCTTAGGCTGATTCTAAGTGAATTTATTCCATATTTGCTCGGCACTGGCCAAATCTCAAGCTTTTTGCACAGCAGAGCTCTATAAATGATTGGAACCTACATTAGTTATTTGGAATTTTGTTCCCATTTTTCTTTAAATATTATTGTATATCTGTTCTTTCTTCGTCCATGCTCCTATAGTATTTATTTGCCAAGTTTCTATTCTTGTATGCTAATAGCCTGGATGGAATTTTCTCCTCTCCTGTGATTGTCATGTATTGGGAATACTCTTACGTGATGGTTTATGTGATAGGCTGCAAATGAAGCTGGTGCATTGCGTGAGGCAAAGAATAAGCTTGAGAAAAAGATGGACGATCTTGCTTTAAGACTTACCCTTGAAAGGAGACTGCGGGTAAGTATTATGTGCCACTTTATTGCATTAGTGTACTGTTTGTTAACGTTACTTGTTGTCTATTGTGTCATGGTTATTTGATAGTGTTGTTCTTGTTTGTGCTTATACTAGGCCAGGTATGTTTTATAACCATTTAAAGCTTGCTACGTTCTGTCAGATACATTAGTAAAATAACTGACAGGAAGGGCTTCTACTTCACCTTGCGAAAAGCCGAGAAGTATATAAAGAGCCAAAGAAACATGGGAACTTATATCGTGACAGAAATAAACAGTACAAGGCTTCCAATGGGCGTTCAAAACATTGTTTTTGTCaaatttatttggaaaattgaaatataaagtgaaaaaaaaatggctggAGGCAGTTTATGAACCCTGGTTGGAATCAATCAATGCATCTCTCAATGGGTCTAGTTTATAATACGATTTTCTGGCCTTGAGATTggttagttttgcaatttttttggtAGAAATGCCACAACAACAATTACTATTGCAAATTTTCTTGATGTGATTTTTCATAATGATTGGTTTGATATTCACCTGGTGATTGAACTTTCAAATGCAGGCTGCCAGTGAAGAGTCAAAGTCATCTGAAATATTGAAGCGTGACAAAATAATTGAATCATTAAGCGCAGAATGTGCTGCTGCAAAGTCAGATGCTCAAAAAGAACATGGCAAAAATTTGTTGCTCCAGAAGAAGCTGGACGATTCTTTGAGAGAGATCACTATGTTGCAGAGTAAAAGAATTATGACAGCAGaagcagaaaaagaaaactccAACCTAAAGGTTTCATAATTTCTATCTTCATCATATTCTGTCATCAACTCATCAAAAGAATTGGTTCCAGCAGTCTAGGGCATTACATAGTTGTAGCATTTGCTGGAGCTCACTCTAAAGGTTATAATTGCCTAAAGGTCACTTTAAATTTAGGGTGTGTTCCAGCAAATGCTAGATCTTGTGATGTCATAGAGTAATTTTGCCATGGTCACGAGTGTGCTTTGTTGCCCCCTATTTTCAATCGGTGTCCTTTGGCATCTTTTTATTCATTTAAGATGGAGTAGATAAACTTTATGAAATACGGAGTAAGGTAGTAAGCTGATGCTTGCTTCTGCACGTTTCCAGCAGGTAGCATGCTGTGTTATCACCTGACTTGAGTTATGACGTTTTGGGCCCTTTGACATATCCCTTTATTGTACTTTTTCTGACGCATCACTTTTACATTCTACAGAACTTGGTCGAATCATTATCTATGAAGAACTCAGTACTGGAGAAAGAACTTAATGTAGCTCGTAAAAGTAGTGATgatacaatggagaaattgaAGGATGTGGAGGGAAAATGCAACCATCTACAGCAAAATTTGGACAAGTATGTGTTTGGTGCTCTTCTCTATCTAAACTACAGGATGCTGGAATAATATGTGGTTTTGTAACTAATTTGATGGCTTATGGTTTTGTGAATTCAGGTTGCAGGAGAAACTCACTAACTTGGAAAATGAGAATCATGTCCTAAGACAGAAGGCATTTAATATGCCACCAGTGAACAATCTAGCCGTAGCTCCAAAGACGTTATCTGAGGTAATTTTCTTAGTTACCCTTTCCCAGTTCAATGCTTTTGTTGTTGACTCCACTGCTCTGAAATACAATTAGAACTGACATGTGGTGCCAACTCTTGTCATTTTTTTATTGATATTTTAACCTCTATTTGATTTCAAACCTAGCAACGGTATCTTTTTTGGTTTAGTTCGCTGACATGATTTCTGAATACAGAAATTTTCTGCATCGATCGGTCTCCCCAACAGTGAGTCGAAGCATATGTTTGTAAGCTGATTCTTTTCTTTCAAGTTGGATAGCTGCAATCATTAAAATTCTTGTCTAAAAGCTTTAATTtaacaaaacaaataaaattgTAGGAAAGCCCACCACCATCAAAATATCTGGCTCCTCTTCCGCAGACTTTGACTGGGTCAAGGAGATCGAGGTTGCCTGTTGAAAGGCATGAGGTAAATTTGTCTCTACTAGACTTTTGGTTATAGATGCGCTTTATATTCTTGTTCAGTTATGCCCTCTTATATTAGATTGATAATATTTTGTCATGGGCAATTGGTGGTCTATAAAGAATTTCAGGTATCTCAATATCTGCTAATGTTTCATGCAggaaaatcatgaaattttatTAAAATGCATCAAAGAAAATTTAGGATTTAAGGATGGAAAACCAGTTGCAGCCTGTGTCATTTACAAATGCCTTTTACACTGGCATGCTTTTGAATCAGAGAGGACTGCTATTTTTGATCATGTAATTGAGGCCATAAATGATGTCCTAAAGGTAAAAAAAATCAGCCCATATATTTTTCTGTTTGCACCAGGTGGGTCCTCAAGGTACTAATTTGGAAATTCTGTTTTGGTTTCGCTACAGGGGAAGGAAGCTGACGGAAGATTACCTTATTGGTTATCCAATACCTCTGCATTGCTATGCCTTCTGCAGAGGAATCTACGGTCAAATGGATTATTTGCCACACCATCTCGTCGATCTGGTGGAGCTCTAGCGCTAGGTGGGAAGATAGTGCAAGTAAGGAATTCGAGCATGACGGTTGTCATTTCGTTCACGTTGAATCTATCCTGGCCACAAAATGTATTGTTTTGTACATTGACATTGTCTCCAAAACACAACTCTGACTTGAAATATCTACCATAATATATATTTGTAAAATGTAGGAAATTACAATGTTACAAAACCACTTTTTTAGACAGCTTTTCATATCAGAATGGCCACATACAAATGTCACTGATGGCCATCATTTTGACTACATACAACCCAATATGTTGATTTTATGACTAGGGGCTATGCCATAATGCTCTTTTGACTGTCATTTTCATATGAAGGGAGGCATAGCCAGCTGAGGAAGGCAATTTTTACACAGCCTTTCATGTTTTCCTTGAACGTGctggagagctgcgtgtcattccattaagaagaagaaattagaTTACGGCAGTGCCGATTACAAATGCATAATGACCAACCTACGCTACAGGGCTAAATACCCGAGGCAAGTGACCTTAGCAACAACTCCCTAAGTGATGTGTCTCCAGCTATACACCAGAGAGCGCTTTCATTTGCCACTGTCAGCAGCACCTCCGGGATGCTTGGCCTAGCGCCATTGAACACAATACCGTTCTGATGCTTCCAGAGCTCCCATGAGACCAAAATAATCAAGGAGTTCAAACCTTTTCTAAGCTCTTTAGGGTACTCCTTGGACGGCGCTATATCACCAGCCCGAGAAGCAATTCAGTAGTCTGAGGCGCAAAGACGCAATGGCGATCAGGCTAACCTCTGGAGAATATTTATCCAGACCTGATGGGCAAAGACGCAAGAAACAAGAATGTGCTGGGTCGGTTCCTGAACCTGATCACAAAAAGGGCATGCTGCAGGGTGAGGCAGGCCACATTTAGCAAGCCGGTTTGCAGTCCAGCAGCCTTACCCTTGCTCATGCCACTAGTAGATTGAGAGCTACTTTGCCTCCAATTATTAATGGGAATTTCTAGTCTAGTTGAAAAAACAGCACGAGAAACGGCAACATTTATACTTTCTTTAAATATTATCTTTTCTCAGCATTTTGTAACTTGTGCATAAACATAGATGTATATAATAATTTGAGTAGTAGGTAGTATTTGTGGCTTGATGATTTTCTACAGAAATTGTGTCTGAATAgaattattttcctttatgtCTGGAATAACAACAATTTATGTTTCTTCCAGACGCTGAGGTCTCCTTCAAAGCTTGTAGGCCGCAGTGATTCTCTGCCACAAGTGGATGCGCGGTATCCAGCCATACTATTCAAACAGCAGCTTACTGCATGTGTCGAGAAGATCTTTGGGCAGCTCAGAGATAatctgaaaaaagaaatatcaCCTCTTCTTAATGTTTGCATTCAGGTATATAATTGTTTCCTCAATATGGTGATGACAACTGCATTGGATAACTGGATCTTTTGGTAACTCTATGATTACATGCAGGCTCCAAAGTCAACACGTGGGCAACCCGGAAAAGCATCCAAGTCACCTGGGCTTGGTGCCCAACCGGCATcaaattccaactgggacaacaTTGTCAATTTCCTCGACTTGCTTATGGATACATTGCGCGAAAATTACGTAAGCCTTGTCCTGCTATGAGAAAGGACTGATCTTTTGCAAACTTCATCAAAGAGTCAGTGCCATGCCTTGTCCAAGCGAGTCTAATGTTGTTGTTTGCTGCAGGTGCCATCCTTCTTTATTCGTAAACTTATCACACAATTATTCTCTTTCATCAATATACAGTTGTTTAACAGGTAATTTTCTCATCTCAGAAACTTGGTATTAGGTATATATGCATTAAACGTGCAAGCAGTGTGGCCATGATAGACATTGAATGTCTAGGAATGGATTACTGGGAATATCTATATTATTTTACAACAATTAAAAATTTCAATGAACAATATAATTCTATTTCTACCTTTGTTAAATTTGCAAATTATTGAGTCTCGAATACGAGAAAAGTGTCTGCTTGCATGTGAAACAATGTACTTGTTGAAGGTTATAGGTGATGGGATGGAGACACTTCCAGATACATGCTTGTTCTGATATGGTTGGAATAAAATTTGAAGGAAAATAATTTCAGTTTCATGAATACACTGACAGCTTTGTTCTTTTGTCAGTCTTCTTCTCCGGCGTGAATGTTGTACATTCTCCAATGGGGAATACGTGAAAGCCGGGCTATCCTTGTTGGAGAAATGGATTACTGATGTCACAGAGGAGGTAAGTGTTATTTTTACACTTATTCTTCTGGTAAGAAGCCCTGTTGGAACTGGTTTTTGCTTGGCATTTTCAATGTGTTGCTCTTTCAAGATACTTCTTTACTAGGAGTTTTGGATAATATCCTTCTGTtgtgtttttttatttctttcactTTTATTCACAAGtttattttcttttcagttTGCAGGTACATCTTGGCATGAGCTAAATTATATCAGACAAGCTGTCGGTTTTTTGGTAATTCATTCTGCGAGCTGCCCACCCTCTCTTATTTGTTGGTTGTTTTATGTCATAGGCTATTTTCACTAATTACCTAATACAGGTTAtacaccaaaaaagaaaaaagacacTTGAGGAGATCAGGCAAGATCTTTGCCCGGTATGTATATCTATTTCAGTTGGCCACCATCTATGGCAGACTTGTAATTTTTGAACGATTGTATTTACTAATTTCTCTGGTGTTTCATGTAGTCCTTGAGTGTTCGCCAAATCTACAGAATATGCTCGATGTACTGGGATGACAAATACAATACCCAAGGCATATCAAATGAGGTAGGTATTTTTTGGCTTGAACTTTTACACTTTTTTGGGATTCATTTTGCATTTCTGAAGATAATAAGATTTGCCAGGTGGTTGCTGCAATGAGGGAGATGGTCAATAAGGATACCCAGAATCTTGTGTCAAATTCCTTTTTGTTGGATGATGACTTAAGGTAGGGAAATTATTTCCAAACAGTAGATACTTTGCTTTCTTCGACGACCTGTAGTAAGCGAGATATTTGTTAATGTGGAACAAACTAAAGTGGTTTGCCGTTTTGCACTAACACCTGATGCTTGCTTGTTACAGCATACCATTCTCCACCGAGGATTTGTCCATGGCTATCCCGGCAATGGATTATGCAGACGTCGATCTTCCAGAATCTCTCCAGCACTATACATCAGTACAGTTTCTACTCAGACAGCAGGATCCACAGCCTGTCCAATAGAATGAACATGGTAAGGCTGCCTTGAAGATTTGTTGGGCCCCAGGTTTTTATGGGGTTACATCCATCTGCGATGTTGTATTGTTGTTTAGGTGCATAGACTGGCAAAAGGGGAGTGGACTTTTTTTACAGTTAAAAGCAACAATTGTTGCGAGATGCCAAATCATGTACGTCCACTCCTCTTAGCTATCTTTTAGCTGTACAGGGAATGTTGTAACATTGTAAGAACTGTTGGCACTGGCCCAAAAATGAGTACATCTGTGGCAAATTGACCAGTGCGCATCTCCGATGATATACGCAACTGACGCGGGCAACATAATTTGTCTGATCTAAGGGGTTGTCCCGACTCCCTGAAGCGAATATCTGCGTAATGATCCTAGTTCTGAACTAGACCTTGGGACGGCAAACTAATCATGTCTTCCCTTTATTTCTCCGGATGCCGGAAGCACGAGTCGGAAGTGCATGCCCTTTGTTCGCGGTTATCCGGTGCGGGATAACCAACAAAATGAATCAACAAACAATTTAAGCTTGCACAATTTCGTTGAACAAATGAATAGGCTAACACGCATGCATCGACCATTTATGCCCTTGTGCCCCGCCACCGAGCTCCCCGTAGGCAGACGGGACCGTGTACACGAACGGCCCCGCGGACGTCGCGCTTGCTGGGGCGGGACTTGGGCAGCAGGCAGTTGTAGCCTGTAGGCGACCATGGCGGCCTTCCACACTACAGATCACGATCTCAATTTACTCGGCCATGCCGATGGTTAACCAGGGGAAGAATTGCAGAGCTCGCAGGTTGCCAGACTGGCAGGTTGAATGATTGAATCTGGACAGCTGCTGCCTGCCTCCCCAGTCCCCCTCTTCTGAGACGGCAGCCCACCATGGCCTCCGGCTGCTGATGctgcagcgcgccgccgccgcggaggtcCGACATAAACTGCGGAGACGGTCAGACGGGCGCAGGCCCCGAGCGGCTAGCTCTCGCCACGGCTGGCCACTGTCCCTGGCGAAGTGAGCGAAGCCCACCATGACCACCGGCTGCTGCGCCTGACGAGGAAGACGCTCCCGCGATTCAGTCGATCTCGGCCGCACGCGTCGCATCGGACGGCAGGTAGGCACCCAGGGGGGGACGGTCGGTATCTGAACTACCGTCCACCCTTTGGGGTCCTCCTGCGCGGCCTCCCTCcgcggctcgccggagcgccgccgcgctcaGTCGTCTCTCGCTTCCGTCGCCTTCCTCGTCGGCACCTCGGAACATCGCAATTTTGCATGTAGCCACTGCCACGCTCGTGCGTCCGGTGTGGTGTGGTAGCTGGAGGCGAAGGTCTTCCCCCATTCAAGCCTGGCGAGAAGGTAATAATTTATGTTTCCTTCCCTGAATTCTAGATCATCGAGGAGATCAAAGATGTCAATTGTAGGAGTAGTCTGGATACTGGTATGTGATGCCAGATGCTCACTACTGCTTTCTCCAATTGGCAGGTTTCCTTGTCTTGCAACTTCCTTGCCGCAGACACAAGAACATCGGCAAGAACAGGAGAGAGATTACCGTTTTCAGTTTGTTCGTTTGTTTAGACGGTGGTTCAGTAGTGATGCTCACAGGAAGGACAGTTGCAAATTGAGCAATGTGCATCACCGATGATGTGCATAACTCAGGCAGGCAACATTGTTTGACCTGGAGGGATGATGTACATATCTGCGTGATGGTCTTACTTCTGAATTACCACACATAGTGGGACGTCACAATAATCTCATCTTCCTTTTATTCTCTGGAAGCAAGAGTTGGCACACCATGCCGTAAAGGTAAAGGAAAAAAGGAGGCCCTCTTTTCCTAAAAAAGCAGCTTGAGTACAATCTGTTCTTGGTTATCCATTCCAGAGCAGGATAACCAAGAAAATGAATCAACGAACAAATTAACCTTACGCATTGCTGACACTAACTATATACACTTCACAATGCAATTTCGTCAGGGAACAGAGATGCGCAGGCCAACACGCATGCATCGACCGTCGGTGCCGACACCGTCGCGCGATCACGCGCCCCTGTCCCTGCTCAGCTTCGGGGAGGAGCTCTTGCGCCCCGCCACCGACCTCGCGTACCGCTGGTTCCCCGCCGGCAGCAGCTCGCCCTCGGCGTGCACCGCCGACGCGAGGCACTTcttcctggccgccgccgccgcctcgtcggccTTCCCGTCGTCTGCCGGCGCCGTGTACACGAAGGGCCCCGCGGGCACGTCGCCGCAGATGGCGAGCAGCGGCTCGAGCGCGTCGACGACGTCGCGCATGGTGGGCCGCGACTTGGGCACGCTGTGCAGGCAGTGGTAGGCGACCATGGCGGCCTTGTGCGCGGCCTTGCCGGAGTACTGGCCGTCGAGGCTGGGGTCCATGACGCGGTGCAGccgctccgggcggcgcaggtaGGGGCGCGCCCAGTCGACGAGGTGCTgctcccgcccgcgccgccgcttgtcgacgctgcgccgccccgtcagcagctccagcagcaccacgccgaagctgtacacgtcgctcttcGCCGTCAGGTGGCCCGTGAGGATGTACTCCGGGGCGGCGTAGCCGTGGGTCCCCATCACGCGGGTCGTGACGTGGGTGTCGTCGCCCTGCGGGCCCTCCTTGGCCAGCCCGAAGTCTGACAGCTTCGCCGTGTAATCCTGCGATGCAGATATCATTTTCGCTCAGTTCTGGTCAGCCGCAATGTTGATTACGGGCATATCGTTTTGCTTCGACCGTTATCCTAGATAGGAGGAGTACGTGTCAGGTCGATGCGTGTTTGCTAACAATAGCAGCACTCTCACGTTGTTTTCGTGTCAAATTTTGATGCTTGCGCGCGTGCGCATATTCATCATCACGCGCATTTTACTAGTCTGGGAAAAGTACGGAACGATCGGGTCTGTATCGCCAATTGCCCAATTCCTGTGGTTCTTCTCAAGTCAAGAGCAGAGAAGGGTGTTTGGTTAACCGATGCTAGTACTAGTCGTCTAGTACCCTACGGGCTTCGAGCTAGTACGAAGGTCTATCTGTAGTAGCCTAAGACAAGGCAACAACCAATTTTTTTGTATCGTCCGGCCGGGATGCACCAACTAACGGGAAAAGAACGTTTCTTGCCTGCTTAGAATAACAAGGAGAGCAATGATTTTGTTGTCAGATTCGGTAGGAGAAGTAGAGAAATCAGAAAAGGACACTTAATTTTCTTAATTTGCTGGGTTTCTAGATATTttacttgttttatttttaagtTGGCGGCCACAGCTAAGAATAAGATCAGAGCTTTATTATGGAGCTCCGATCCTCTCGCTCAGGCAGATGTGTCCATCGGTGTGTACGACACATCGACAGAGATTGACCAGCTAGTTGATTGAAAATAAAACGTGGTGGCATGTAATACTAGTACTAGCTAGTTCCAGGTAGCGTCGGCAAAGAGACAGGAATTCCTTGGGATTAAAGCAAGCTAGTTAATCCCGGCCGTGAACTGGTCGTAGCTACTAACGAAGAATAAGTCATCTGCCGCTCGAGATGAGACTTGGCAGTAAAAGCAAGACCAGGCAAGGCATGCAGAGGCACTCACCGAGTCGAGCAGGATGT
Proteins encoded in this window:
- the LOC117840148 gene encoding protein OPAQUE1, with translation MSYRKGSKVWVEEKGEGWVEAEVTESKERAVFVLTSQRKKITVAPEKLLPRDTDEDLGGGHVDDMTKLTYLNEPGVLYNLKKRYALNEIYTYTGSILIAVNPFTRLPHLYNEYMMEQYKGVRLGELSPHVFAVADASYRAMVNESRSQSILVSGESGAGKTETTKLIMQYLTFVGGRAALDDRTVEQQVLESNPLLEAFGNAKTVRNDNSSRFGKFVEIQFDASGRISGAAIRTYLLERSRVVQITDPERNFHCFYQLCASGKDAELYKLGHASSFHYLNQSRTYDLEGTNNEDEYWKTKRAMDIVGISRKDQDAIFRTLAAVLHLGNIEFAPGKDSDSSKIKDSTSNFHLQTAANLFMCDADLLVSTLCSRSIHTREGIIVKALDCAAAAANRDALAKTVYARLFDWLVENINKSIGQDVDSKVQIGVLDIYGFESFKNNSFEQFCINFANEKLQQHFNEHVFKMEQEEYKSEEINWSYIEFIDNQDVLDLIEKKPIGIIALLDEACMFPKSTHETFATKMFRNFSSHPRLDKTKFSETDFTISHYAGKVTYQTDSFLEKNRDYIVAEHCNLLSSSRCQFVSGLFTSLPEESIRSSYKFSSVASRFKLQLQALMETLNSTEPHYVRCVKPNSANRPQLFENQSVLHQLRCGGVLEAVRISLAGYPTRRTYAEFVDRFAVLVPELMIGSYDERTLTKGILEKMKLDNFQLGRTKVFLRAGQIAILDMRRAEVLDNAARHIQGRFRTFITRKEFVKTREASISVQAYCRGCLARKMYAIRRETAAAVIVQKYVRRWLLRRAHLQSCLAALLIQSYVRGFIARRYFSAIREHKAATVIQSTWRRRKVVMLFQHYRQATVAIQCAWRQKLARRELRRLKMAANEAGALREAKNKLEKKMDDLALRLTLERRLRAASEESKSSEILKRDKIIESLSAECAAAKSDAQKEHGKNLLLQKKLDDSLREITMLQSKRIMTAEAEKENSNLKNLVESLSMKNSVLEKELNVARKSSDDTMEKLKDVEGKCNHLQQNLDKLQEKLTNLENENHVLRQKAFNMPPVNNLAVAPKTLSEKFSASIGLPNSESKHMFESPPPSKYLAPLPQTLTGSRRSRLPVERHEENHEILLKCIKENLGFKDGKPVAACVIYKCLLHWHAFESERTAIFDHVIEAINDVLKGKEADGRLPYWLSNTSALLCLLQRNLRSNGLFATPSRRSGGALALGGKIVQTLRSPSKLVGRSDSLPQVDARYPAILFKQQLTACVEKIFGQLRDNLKKEISPLLNVCIQAPKSTRGQPGKASKSPGLGAQPASNSNWDNIVNFLDLLMDTLRENYVPSFFIRKLITQLFSFINIQLFNSLLLRRECCTFSNGEYVKAGLSLLEKWITDVTEEFAGTSWHELNYIRQAVGFLVIHQKRKKTLEEIRQDLCPSLSVRQIYRICSMYWDDKYNTQGISNEVVAAMREMVNKDTQNLVSNSFLLDDDLSIPFSTEDLSMAIPAMDYADVDLPESLQHYTSVQFLLRQQDPQPVQ
- the LOC117840158 gene encoding serine/threonine-protein kinase RIPK, which encodes MRTLFRCFVGSEPAGSEMSGDERAPAAARTTKKKAVRRMASATARLRSLSLDDLSRTLATSGLHAFTLAELKAATRNFSSSHFIGEGGFGPVYKGFLDERLRPGELQPQHVAVKYLDADGPQGHREWLAEVVYLGMLSHPHLVKLIGYGCQDEQRMLVYEYMARGSLEHHLFKNLLSSLPWCTRLKIAVGAAKGLAFLHEAETPVIYRDFKASNILLDSDYTAKLSDFGLAKEGPQGDDTHVTTRVMGTHGYAAPEYILTGHLTAKSDVYSFGVVLLELLTGRRSVDKRRRGREQHLVDWARPYLRRPERLHRVMDPSLDGQYSGKAAHKAAMVAYHCLHSVPKSRPTMRDVVDALEPLLAICGDVPAGPFVYTAPADDGKADEAAAAARKKCLASAVHAEGELLPAGNQRYARSVAGRKSSSPKLSRDRGA